The genome window CGCCGCCAGCGCCATCCCTCGCCTGAAAGATATTGGCCCCGACCCGGGATTGATCAGTGATGCTCTCCTAGGTATTGTGGCCCAGCGCCTGGTGCGGCGGGTTTGTCCCCATTGTTCTGCTCCACACACGCCTTCCGATGAGGAGTTGGCCATGCTGGGTCTAACGCGATCGCAGATTAATCCCAAAACCTGGCGCAAAGGTCGCGGCTGTGCTCGATGTTTCCAGTCAGGCTATGCCGGGCGGGAAGCCATTATTGAACTGATTGACATGGACGATACCCTGCGACAGATCATTTATGAAGGCACGATGACCGAGCTGAATCGCTACCTGCAAGAAACTCGATTTTGCTCGTTCTACGATGCCGCGATCGCCAAGATTAATGCTGGGGCAACCACTGTGGAAGAAGTCATGCGAGTTCTGCCTCGCAGTGCGCTGCAACGCTATCGTCCTAAACCCCTAGCAGGCGGTGCCCGACGCCATAGTCAACGCCAAGAGCAACCCTCCGTTCCTTAGTACCGCAAGACAGAAGAACGAAGATAGAAGAACGAAGATAGAAGAACGAAAATAGAAGAACGAAAATAGAAGAACGAAAAGGAATTCCAGAACACGCAAGGTTTATCGCCTCAGCACCTAGGCATATTACTTACGCCTCAGAGGACTAGGCACAGAGAGTTCTGAACGGCACAGCAGGCGGCACGTCCTGTGTCACAATAAGTAACGGTAGGCGATGAGGCGATCGCTCCTTGACGTGGAGTTGATGGGTTAAGGAGTCGTGCAGATGGCCCGTTCTTGGGTCTCAGAACCGCACTGATTCTGCTAACCATGGCTGATCTGCCACCACCTTAAATTCTGGGTGTCCACTCGGTGGTCGATACCTATAGATGTAAACCTTTTTGACGGTTAATAAAGTCCTGTGTCTTCAACTGTTTCTGCACCTCTTGTTTCTACACCACCTCGTCGCGCTGTCTTTCCATTCACGGCCATCGTGGGTCAGGAAGAGATGAAGTTAGCGCTGTTGCTCAACGTCATCGATCCCAAAGTTGGCGGTGTGATGATCATGGGCGATCGCGGCACCGGAAAATCTACGACGATCCGCGCCTTAGCTGACGTGCTCCCTGAGATTGAAGTGGTGGCAGACGATCCCTTTAACAGCGACCCCTACGACACCAGCCTCATGAGCGATGAGGTGCAAGACCGGTTCAATCGGCAGGAAGCCTTGCCGACGGCACGCAAAAAAGTGCCCATGGTCGATCTACCGTTAGGCGCAACCGAAGACCGGGTTTGCGGAACCATTGATATTGAAAAAGCGCTGGCGGAGGGGGTCAAAGCCTTTGAACCAGGGCTGCTAGCCAAGGCCAACCGGGGCATCCTCTACGTGGATGAAGTCAACCTGCTCGACGACCACTTGGTAGACGTGCTGCTCGACTCCGCTGCCTCGGGTTGGAATACAGTGGAGCGGGAGGGCATTTCCATTCGCCACCCGGCTAAGTTTGTCCTAGTGGGCTCCGGCAACCCAGAAGAAGGGGAACTACGCCCCCAGTTGCTCGATCGCTTCGGGATGCACGCCGAAATTCGCACGGTCAAAGATCCGGCACTGCGGGTGCAGATTGTGGAACAGCGATCGGAATTTGACCAAGACCCCCAGGCCTTCCTCACCGACTATGCTGACGCTCAAACTGAACTGCAGCAAAAACTCATCCAAGCCCAGCAGTTGCTCAAATCCGTCACCATCGACCACGACTTGCGGGTGAACATTTCCCAGGCCTGCGCTGAGCTCGATGTGGATGGTCTCCGGGGCGATATTGTCACCAACCGCGCTGCCAAGGCGATCGCTGCCCTAGAAGGTCGGACGGAGGTAACC of Candidatus Obscuribacterales bacterium contains these proteins:
- the bchI gene encoding magnesium chelatase ATPase subunit I; protein product: MSSTVSAPLVSTPPRRAVFPFTAIVGQEEMKLALLLNVIDPKVGGVMIMGDRGTGKSTTIRALADVLPEIEVVADDPFNSDPYDTSLMSDEVQDRFNRQEALPTARKKVPMVDLPLGATEDRVCGTIDIEKALAEGVKAFEPGLLAKANRGILYVDEVNLLDDHLVDVLLDSAASGWNTVEREGISIRHPAKFVLVGSGNPEEGELRPQLLDRFGMHAEIRTVKDPALRVQIVEQRSEFDQDPQAFLTDYADAQTELQQKLIQAQQLLKSVTIDHDLRVNISQACAELDVDGLRGDIVTNRAAKAIAALEGRTEVTVNDIQRVIVLCLRHRLRKDPLESIDSGYKVNKVFSRIFGLPDPDEAAHLNGAAR